One stretch of Arachis hypogaea cultivar Tifrunner chromosome 20, arahy.Tifrunner.gnm2.J5K5, whole genome shotgun sequence DNA includes these proteins:
- the LOC112784549 gene encoding uncharacterized protein isoform X5 codes for MMMDPATTPLGQMLLEEITPVVMVLSTPSVEDSSLKNGLSFLHLLTPFCSFNNIDVPVRTASDQPYRLHKFKLRLFYASDVRRPDLKVAKERLKQVITEAGEKVFSELASDVPHIDHELASSEYRNTPSWFQFLNKELVRVASFSDHEAFDHPVACILAVSSNDEGPINRFVDLYNSNKLPSLLNGGAMDPNILKHYVLVHDNQDGPAESRASKIFTEMRSTFGTSDCSLLCINSSVDAPIKHQVNLWASHMSDASLSQGLGCFLNTDDINEIKNLMQNLSSKYIIPNMEQKIRELNQQVSATRKGFRNQIKNLWWRKGKEDGADSPNGPMYNYSSIESQIRVLGDYAFMLRDYELALSNYRLISTDYKIDKAWKRYAGVQEMMGLTYFMLDQSRKEAEYCMENAFSTYVKLGSLGQQNATRCGLWWIEMLKARDQYKEAATVYFRICGEDILHSAVMLEQASYCYMLCKPSMLRKYGFHLVLSGEQYKKCNQIKHAIRTYRNALSVLKGSTWSYINDHVHFHIGQWYASLGMYDVAVKHMMEILACSHQSKATQELFLSDFLQTVKKTGRTFEVTKLQLPVINISSIKVIFEDYRTFGSPSAANIREGLWNSLEEEMLPSFSAAKSNWLELQSKLIPKKNSQSNVCIAGDENQSNMEKNNEIDHFREMSSDNTSFSVSEVDFSLGGGETTMVQLSVTPSVEGTLSILGVRWKLSGTIIGFHNFESSHPKKNIVKGRRKSNYSPNNMFKFMVIKSIPKLQGSVRHLPGKAYAGDLRQLVLELHNPSDFPVKNLKMKISHPRFLTIGNPEHIKSEFPACLTKKIDSVNNDAQANPGIMSDTVFMFPEDTSIQGEKPFLWPLWFRAAFPGDISLCMSIYYEIGDISSVIRYRTLRLHYNVQILPSLDVSFQISPSRMRMQEFLVRLDVVNKTSSESFQVYQLSSVGKHWEISLLQPPDTIFPLQSLMAGQAISCFFTLKNSRLLTSEANEPAMHVRSDLSLVPQSSDNLVFNINNAPLINFHHFERLQQEFPHEDQGDLNTVDFVLISRSLKSDHNSGLSDPPCVMSHHACHFSTASTGPISWLVDGPRTLQHDFSASFCEINLKMHLYNSSHATAIVRIDTLDSAGSGGVVQSPTSDIQAGWHDVTPTTPTSEPKVTSNAFETQLKKALSLDSVSPYIWSGSSSTNLHLEPMSSVETPLQICVFSPGTYDLSSYVLNWKLSSKGHGGGDETKQQSGKCQGYKYYITVLQSS; via the exons atgatgatggatCCGGCCACCACGCCGCTGGGCCAGATGCTCCTCGAAGAGATCACTCCCGTCGTCATGGTCCTCTCCACTCCCTCCGTCGAAGACTCTTCCCTCAAGAACGGCCTCTCCTTCCTCCATCTCCTCACTCCTTTCTGCTCCTTCAACAACATCGACG TGCCTGTTAGGACCGCTAGTGACCAGCCTTATCGCCTTCACAAGTTCAAATTGCGTTTGTTCTACGCTTCTGATGTCAGAAGGCCCGATTTGAAG GTAGCTAAAGAGCGTTTGAAACAAGTTATTACGGAGGCAGGGGAGAAAGTGTTCTCTGAGTTGGCTTCTGATGTGCCACATATTGATCATGAACTTGCAA GTTCTGAGTACAGAAACACACCATCCTGGTTTCAGTTTCTTAATAAAGAGCTTGTACGCGTGGCCTCCTTTTCAGACCATGAAGCTTTTGACCATCCTGTGGCAT GTATTCTAGCTGTCTCTTCAAATGATGAAGGGCCTATTAACCGATTTGTTGACCTTTATAACTCCAACAAGCTTCCGTCTCTTCTCAATGGTGGTGCAATGGATCCAAATATTTTGAAGCATTACGTGCTAGTACATGATAATCAAGATGGCCCTGCAGAGAG CAGAGCAAGTAAAATTTTCACAGAAATGAGGAGTACTTTTGGTACAAGTGACTGTTCGTTGCTTTGCATTAATTCTTCAGTAGATGCTCCTATCAAACATCAAGTGAATCTTTGGGCTTCACAT ATGTCTGATGCATCACTTAGTCAAGGTCTTGGTTGCTTTCTTAACACCGATGATATCAATGAG ATCAAGAATCTAATGCAAAATTTATCATCGAAGTACATCATCCCGAACATGGAGCAAAAAATACGTGAACTCAATCAACAG gtttctgcaacaaggaaaggttttagaaatcaaataaaaaatttgtggtggagaaaagggaaagaagatgGTGCAGATTCTCCCAATGGTCCCAT GTATAATTATAGCTCCATTGAGTCACAGATTAGAGTTTTGGGTGATTACGCTTTCATGCTGCGTGATTATGAGCTTGCATTGTCAAATTACCGCCTAATTTCCACAGATTACAAGATTGATAAAGCCTGGAAACGGTATGCTGGCGTGCAG GAAATGATGGGACTTACCTACTTCATGCTGGATCAATCTAGAAAGGAAGCAGAGTATTGCATGGAAAATGCTTTTAGCACATATGTA AAACTTGGATCATTGGGTCAGCAAAATGCAACAAGATGTGGTCTGTGGTGGATAGAAATGTTGAAGGCACGAGATCAGTATAAAGAGGCAGCAACTGTTTATTTTCGCATTTGTGGTGAG GATATCCTACATTCTGCGGTGATGCTTGAACAAGCATCGTATTGCTACATGTTGTGTAAACCCTCCATGTTGCGTAAATATGGATTTCATCTGGTGCTTTCTGGTGAGCAGTATAAAAAGTGTAATCAG ataaaacatgcaattcgaaCATATAGAAATGCTCTTTCTGTTCTCAAAGGATCTACTTGGAGCTACATCAATGATCATGTTCATTTTCATATAGGACA GTGGTATGCTTCACTTGGGATGTATGATGTGGCTGTCAAGCATATGATGGAAATCTTGGCCTGCAGTCACCAGTCCAAGGCAACACAGGAATTATTCCTTAGTGACTTTCTTCAAACTGTGAAG AAAACAGGCCGGACATTTGAGGTAACAAAACTTCAATTGCCAGTAATCAACATTTCTTCAATCAAGGTCATCTTTGAAGATTACCGAACTTTTGGATCTCCTTCAGCT GCTAATATTAGAGAAGGCTTGTGGAATTCTTTGGAGGAAGAAATGCTACCTTCATTCTCCGCTGCTAAGTCTAATTGGTTGGAATTGCAATCAAAGCTAATCCCAAAAAAGAATAGTCAATCAAATGTTTGTATTGCAGGAG ATGAAAACCAGTCAAACATGGAGAAAAATAATGAGATTGATCACTTCAGGGAAATGAGTTCAGATAACACCTCATTTTCGGTATCAGAGGTTGATTTCTCACTAGGAGGTGGTGAAACAACCATG GTTCAACTATCAGTTACTCCCAGTGTAGAAGGTACTCTTTCAATTCTTGGTGTTAGGTGGAAACTGTCTGGTACTATCATTGGCTTTCACAATTTTGAGTCAAGCCATCCCAAGAAGAATATTGTGAAAGGAAGAAGGAAATCAAATTACTCACCTAACAACATGTTTAAATTTATGGTGATTAAG AGCATTCCCAAGCTTCAGGGTTCTGTTCGCCATTTACCTGGAAAGGCATATGCTGGAGATTTACGGCAACTTGTATTAGAGTTGCATAACCCATCAGATTTTCCTGTTAAG AATCTGAAGATGAAGATAAGTCATCCTAGATTTTTAACGATTGGGAATCCAGAACATATAAAGTCAGAATTTCCTGCTTgcttaacaaagaaaatagattCAGTGAATAATGATGCACAAGCTAATCCTGGTATCATGTCAGACACTGTTTTTATGTTTCCAGAG GACACTTCAATACAAGGTGAAAAACCCTTCTTGTGGCCTCTCTGGTTTAGGGCTGCTTTTCCAGGAGACATTTCTCTTTGCATGAGCATATATTATGAGATCGGAGATATATCAAGTGTCATCAGATATCGCACTCTTCGTTTGCATTACAATGTGCAG ATATTACCATCGTTGGATGTCTCATTTCAAATCAGTCCTTCTCGGATGAGAATGCAAGAATTCCTTGTTCGATTGGATGTTGTTAACAAGACAAGCTCAGAAAGTTTCCAAGTTTACCAGTTGTCCTCTGTTGGGAAGCACTGGGAAATTTCTTTACTTCAACCTCCTGATACTATTTTTCCTTTGCAATCATTGATGGCTGGTCAAGCAATATCATGCTTTTTCACGCTAAAG AATTCAAGATTATTAACATCTGAGGCCAATGAACCTGCCATGCATGTCAGAAGTGATTTAAGTCTGGTTCCCCAAAGCAGTGACAATTTAGTTTTCAATATAAATAATGCACCTTTGATCAATTTCCACCATTTTGAAAGATTGCAGCAGGAATTTCCACACGAG GATCAGGGTGACTTAAATACTGTTGATTTTGTATTGATCTCCCGGTCACTGAAGAGTGACCACAATAGTGGGCTTTCTGATCCTCCTTGTGTTATGTCTCACCATGCGTGTCACTTCAG TACTGCTAGCACCGGCCCTATTTCATGGCTAGTGGATGGACCTCGAACGTTGCAACATGATTTCTCTGCGTCCTTTTGCGAAATAAACCTGAAGATGCATCTTTACAATTCGTCTCATGCTACTGCTATCGTGCGCATTGACACTTTAGATTCTGCAGGCAGTGGTGGTGTGGTTCAATCACCCACTTCGGATATCCAAGCAGGTTGGCATGATGTCACACCAACGACACCAACGAGTGAGCCCAAAGTCACATCAAATGCTTTTGAAACCCAACTCAAGAAGGCACTATCGTTGGACAGTGTCTCACCATATATTTGGTCTGGATCAAGCTCTACCAATCTACACCTTGAGCCTATGTCCTCTGTGGAAACCCCTCTTCAGATCTGTGTATTCTCTCCTGGTACGTATGATTTGTCcagttatgttttgaattggaaactTTCATCCAAAGGTCACGGAGGTGGTGATGAAACGAAACAGCAATCAGGCAAGTGCCAGgggtataaatattatattactgTGCTCCAATCCAGTTGA
- the LOC112784549 gene encoding uncharacterized protein isoform X2, with product MMMDPATTPLGQMLLEEITPVVMVLSTPSVEDSSLKNGLSFLHLLTPFCSFNNIDVPVRTASDQPYRLHKFKLRLFYASDVRRPDLKVAKERLKQVITEAGEKVFSELASDVPHIDHELASSEYRNTPSWFQFLNKELVRVASFSDHEAFDHPVACILAVSSNDEGPINRFVDLYNSNKLPSLLNGGAMDPNILKHYVLVHDNQDGPAERASKIFTEMRSTFGTSDCSLLCINSSVDAPIKHQVNLWASHMSDASLSQGLGCFLNTDDINEIKNLMQNLSSKYIIPNMEQKIRELNQQVSATRKGFRNQIKNLWWRKGKEDGADSPNGPMYNYSSIESQIRVLGDYAFMLRDYELALSNYRLISTDYKIDKAWKRYAGVQEMMGLTYFMLDQSRKEAEYCMENAFSTYVKLGSLGQQNATRCGLWWIEMLKARDQYKEAATVYFRICGEDILHSAVMLEQASYCYMLCKPSMLRKYGFHLVLSGEQYKKCNQIKHAIRTYRNALSVLKGSTWSYINDHVHFHIGQWYASLGMYDVAVKHMMEILACSHQSKATQELFLSDFLQTVKKTGRTFEVTKLQLPVINISSIKVIFEDYRTFGSPSAANIREGLWNSLEEEMLPSFSAAKSNWLELQSKLIPKKNSQSNVCIAGEAVKVNIEFKNPLQIPIPISGVALICKHSGSTDEARSDENQSNMEKNNEIDHFREMSSDNTSFSVSEVDFSLGGGETTMVQLSVTPSVEGTLSILGVRWKLSGTIIGFHNFESSHPKKNIVKGRRKSNYSPNNMFKFMVIKSIPKLQGSVRHLPGKAYAGDLRQLVLELHNPSDFPVKNLKMKISHPRFLTIGNPEHIKSEFPACLTKKIDSVNNDAQANPGIMSDTVFMFPEDTSIQGEKPFLWPLWFRAAFPGDISLCMSIYYEIGDISSVIRYRTLRLHYNVQILPSLDVSFQISPSRMRMQEFLVRLDVVNKTSSESFQVYQLSSVGKHWEISLLQPPDTIFPLQSLMAGQAISCFFTLKNSRLLTSEANEPAMHVRSDLSLVPQSSDNLVFNINNAPLINFHHFERLQQEFPHEDQGDLNTVDFVLISRSLKSDHNSGLSDPPCVMSHHACHFSTASTGPISWLVDGPRTLQHDFSASFCEINLKMHLYNSSHATAIVRIDTLDSAGSGGVVQSPTSDIQAGWHDVTPTTPTSEPKVTSNAFETQLKKALSLDSVSPYIWSGSSSTNLHLEPMSSVETPLQICVFSPGTYDLSSYVLNWKLSSKGHGGGDETKQQSGKCQGYKYYITVLQSS from the exons atgatgatggatCCGGCCACCACGCCGCTGGGCCAGATGCTCCTCGAAGAGATCACTCCCGTCGTCATGGTCCTCTCCACTCCCTCCGTCGAAGACTCTTCCCTCAAGAACGGCCTCTCCTTCCTCCATCTCCTCACTCCTTTCTGCTCCTTCAACAACATCGACG TGCCTGTTAGGACCGCTAGTGACCAGCCTTATCGCCTTCACAAGTTCAAATTGCGTTTGTTCTACGCTTCTGATGTCAGAAGGCCCGATTTGAAG GTAGCTAAAGAGCGTTTGAAACAAGTTATTACGGAGGCAGGGGAGAAAGTGTTCTCTGAGTTGGCTTCTGATGTGCCACATATTGATCATGAACTTGCAA GTTCTGAGTACAGAAACACACCATCCTGGTTTCAGTTTCTTAATAAAGAGCTTGTACGCGTGGCCTCCTTTTCAGACCATGAAGCTTTTGACCATCCTGTGGCAT GTATTCTAGCTGTCTCTTCAAATGATGAAGGGCCTATTAACCGATTTGTTGACCTTTATAACTCCAACAAGCTTCCGTCTCTTCTCAATGGTGGTGCAATGGATCCAAATATTTTGAAGCATTACGTGCTAGTACATGATAATCAAGATGGCCCTGCAGAGAG AGCAAGTAAAATTTTCACAGAAATGAGGAGTACTTTTGGTACAAGTGACTGTTCGTTGCTTTGCATTAATTCTTCAGTAGATGCTCCTATCAAACATCAAGTGAATCTTTGGGCTTCACAT ATGTCTGATGCATCACTTAGTCAAGGTCTTGGTTGCTTTCTTAACACCGATGATATCAATGAG ATCAAGAATCTAATGCAAAATTTATCATCGAAGTACATCATCCCGAACATGGAGCAAAAAATACGTGAACTCAATCAACAG gtttctgcaacaaggaaaggttttagaaatcaaataaaaaatttgtggtggagaaaagggaaagaagatgGTGCAGATTCTCCCAATGGTCCCAT GTATAATTATAGCTCCATTGAGTCACAGATTAGAGTTTTGGGTGATTACGCTTTCATGCTGCGTGATTATGAGCTTGCATTGTCAAATTACCGCCTAATTTCCACAGATTACAAGATTGATAAAGCCTGGAAACGGTATGCTGGCGTGCAG GAAATGATGGGACTTACCTACTTCATGCTGGATCAATCTAGAAAGGAAGCAGAGTATTGCATGGAAAATGCTTTTAGCACATATGTA AAACTTGGATCATTGGGTCAGCAAAATGCAACAAGATGTGGTCTGTGGTGGATAGAAATGTTGAAGGCACGAGATCAGTATAAAGAGGCAGCAACTGTTTATTTTCGCATTTGTGGTGAG GATATCCTACATTCTGCGGTGATGCTTGAACAAGCATCGTATTGCTACATGTTGTGTAAACCCTCCATGTTGCGTAAATATGGATTTCATCTGGTGCTTTCTGGTGAGCAGTATAAAAAGTGTAATCAG ataaaacatgcaattcgaaCATATAGAAATGCTCTTTCTGTTCTCAAAGGATCTACTTGGAGCTACATCAATGATCATGTTCATTTTCATATAGGACA GTGGTATGCTTCACTTGGGATGTATGATGTGGCTGTCAAGCATATGATGGAAATCTTGGCCTGCAGTCACCAGTCCAAGGCAACACAGGAATTATTCCTTAGTGACTTTCTTCAAACTGTGAAG AAAACAGGCCGGACATTTGAGGTAACAAAACTTCAATTGCCAGTAATCAACATTTCTTCAATCAAGGTCATCTTTGAAGATTACCGAACTTTTGGATCTCCTTCAGCT GCTAATATTAGAGAAGGCTTGTGGAATTCTTTGGAGGAAGAAATGCTACCTTCATTCTCCGCTGCTAAGTCTAATTGGTTGGAATTGCAATCAAAGCTAATCCCAAAAAAGAATAGTCAATCAAATGTTTGTATTGCAGGAG AGGCTGTGAAGGTGAATATTGAATTCAAAAACCCTCTGCAAATCCCGATTCCTATATCTGGTGTTGCACTCATTTGCAAGCATTCTGGTAGTACTGATGAAGCTAGATCAG ATGAAAACCAGTCAAACATGGAGAAAAATAATGAGATTGATCACTTCAGGGAAATGAGTTCAGATAACACCTCATTTTCGGTATCAGAGGTTGATTTCTCACTAGGAGGTGGTGAAACAACCATG GTTCAACTATCAGTTACTCCCAGTGTAGAAGGTACTCTTTCAATTCTTGGTGTTAGGTGGAAACTGTCTGGTACTATCATTGGCTTTCACAATTTTGAGTCAAGCCATCCCAAGAAGAATATTGTGAAAGGAAGAAGGAAATCAAATTACTCACCTAACAACATGTTTAAATTTATGGTGATTAAG AGCATTCCCAAGCTTCAGGGTTCTGTTCGCCATTTACCTGGAAAGGCATATGCTGGAGATTTACGGCAACTTGTATTAGAGTTGCATAACCCATCAGATTTTCCTGTTAAG AATCTGAAGATGAAGATAAGTCATCCTAGATTTTTAACGATTGGGAATCCAGAACATATAAAGTCAGAATTTCCTGCTTgcttaacaaagaaaatagattCAGTGAATAATGATGCACAAGCTAATCCTGGTATCATGTCAGACACTGTTTTTATGTTTCCAGAG GACACTTCAATACAAGGTGAAAAACCCTTCTTGTGGCCTCTCTGGTTTAGGGCTGCTTTTCCAGGAGACATTTCTCTTTGCATGAGCATATATTATGAGATCGGAGATATATCAAGTGTCATCAGATATCGCACTCTTCGTTTGCATTACAATGTGCAG ATATTACCATCGTTGGATGTCTCATTTCAAATCAGTCCTTCTCGGATGAGAATGCAAGAATTCCTTGTTCGATTGGATGTTGTTAACAAGACAAGCTCAGAAAGTTTCCAAGTTTACCAGTTGTCCTCTGTTGGGAAGCACTGGGAAATTTCTTTACTTCAACCTCCTGATACTATTTTTCCTTTGCAATCATTGATGGCTGGTCAAGCAATATCATGCTTTTTCACGCTAAAG AATTCAAGATTATTAACATCTGAGGCCAATGAACCTGCCATGCATGTCAGAAGTGATTTAAGTCTGGTTCCCCAAAGCAGTGACAATTTAGTTTTCAATATAAATAATGCACCTTTGATCAATTTCCACCATTTTGAAAGATTGCAGCAGGAATTTCCACACGAG GATCAGGGTGACTTAAATACTGTTGATTTTGTATTGATCTCCCGGTCACTGAAGAGTGACCACAATAGTGGGCTTTCTGATCCTCCTTGTGTTATGTCTCACCATGCGTGTCACTTCAG TACTGCTAGCACCGGCCCTATTTCATGGCTAGTGGATGGACCTCGAACGTTGCAACATGATTTCTCTGCGTCCTTTTGCGAAATAAACCTGAAGATGCATCTTTACAATTCGTCTCATGCTACTGCTATCGTGCGCATTGACACTTTAGATTCTGCAGGCAGTGGTGGTGTGGTTCAATCACCCACTTCGGATATCCAAGCAGGTTGGCATGATGTCACACCAACGACACCAACGAGTGAGCCCAAAGTCACATCAAATGCTTTTGAAACCCAACTCAAGAAGGCACTATCGTTGGACAGTGTCTCACCATATATTTGGTCTGGATCAAGCTCTACCAATCTACACCTTGAGCCTATGTCCTCTGTGGAAACCCCTCTTCAGATCTGTGTATTCTCTCCTGGTACGTATGATTTGTCcagttatgttttgaattggaaactTTCATCCAAAGGTCACGGAGGTGGTGATGAAACGAAACAGCAATCAGGCAAGTGCCAGgggtataaatattatattactgTGCTCCAATCCAGTTGA